The genomic window TTTTGAACTTAGATTTTTAGACTATTGGCAAAAACTGCAAGGTGCTGATATTATCCTTGTGCCAGCTATGTGGGGTTCAAAAAGAAAAGAAAATTATGAAACTTTATGTAGAGCCCTAGCTGTTGCAAATCAATGTTTTGTAATAGCTAGTGATAGTTCTGATGACTCTTGTGCTAAAAGTTCAGCTATTATCACTCCTTTTGGAGATGTAACTATAGATGATAACAAAGAACTTATCTCTAAGAATATTGACCTAAAAGAGATAAAACTCATGAGAAAATATTTAGATGTGGGCATAAAATAATATGAAGGTTTTATTTGTATGTTTAGGAAATATATGTAGATCACCACTTGCAGAAGCTATTGCAAAAGAGTATGCCAAAAAAAATGATTATAACATAGAAGTTGATTCTTGTGGAACAGGTTCTTGGCATATAGGGGAAGCACCTTGTCCTGATTCTCAAAAAATAGCAAAAATAAAAGGTCTTGATATTTCAAATTATAAAGCCAGACAAGTAAAAAAAGAAGACTTTAAAAAGTTTGATTTAATAGTAGGGCTTGATTCTAAAAATATCGCTTCGTTAAGAAAATTAGGATGTAAAAATCCACTCTTAATAGGTGACTTTGGATATGAAGGAAAAGATGTTCCTGACCCCTATTTTTTTGATGGTTTTGAAGGTTTTGATAAAGTTTTTGAGATGATTGAGACTTGTGTTAAGAATCTTATAAAAGAAAAGATAGAAAAGTAAGCTCTATCTTTTTATAATTTCTTTTGCTTTTTCTACCCATTGTTCTTCTATAACTCTATTATCAATAGAAAAGTATTCTTCTATCCAGTCAATATTCTTTTCGCTCCACTTAGCAATTTGTTCTATATGAAAGATTCCCAAAGCATTTAGTTTATTTTCCATTTGATGGTCGATTCCTTCAATTGCTTTTAAATCATCTTTCCCTGTAGGTCTTGGGTTTCCTAAAATAAAAGGTTTATTATATATATTTCCTGGTTTTCTTAAAATTGGATTTATCTCATAAGAGACTTGTCTTTTTTTGTATCTTAGTTTTCCTATTAAGAATCCTATATACATTGCAAGTATAGCAACAGATAGTAACCAAAAAACTATTTTTGAAGCGATTATCAACATACTTATTCCTCTATTATCTTAAATTCAACTCTTCTATTCTCAGAAGAGTAACCATTTTTATTATTTGGTACTAAAGGTTGAGATTCTCCATAACCTTTAGCACTTATTCTATCTTTAGGAACACCCAGTTTTTCTAACTCTTTTTTTACACTTTTTGCTCTTTCTAAAGATATCCACTGATTAACTTCAGCTTCACCTTTAGCATCAGTGTGTCCACCTACTTCTATCTTAACATCTTTATTATTTAATAAGATCTTTGCTATTTGCTGAACAACTTTAAAACTTTCATCTGTTATATCTGTACCCAATCTTTTAAAATATATTTTATCTTTAGATACGACTTGATTTATCTCTTCTTGAGTTTTTATATTTTTATTTATTTTAGGTTCAATTATTTTTTCTTCTGTTTTTTTAGGTTGAATTTTCCGAGAAAGTTCTTCTATTTTTTTATCTTCTGGTATTATTACTTTTGGTGTATCTGAAACTTCTTTTTTTTCATCTACTAGAACATCACCATTTTCTATTTCAGGTTTTTCTAATTCATCGACTTTCTTTTGGTCTTCATTTGTATCTTCTTCAATAACAGCATCATCTTTTTGCTCTTCATTTATTATAGGTTCAACTTCTTTTTGTTTTTCTTCTACAAATTCATGTTTATTGTTATCTATTTTTTCCAAAGGAATTATTTTTTCTATATTGGAAGGAGTGTAAAAAGTATTTGTTCCAAATTTATCTTGATTTATATATAAATATACACAAGCAACCATAATTGCTATTAGAAGAAATGACAAAAAAATTATTTGTTTTAGAATACTCATGCAACTCTCTTTAGTTAAATCTATTAATTGTATCTAAAAAAATTATATTTTTCAACAAAAAATAATAATATTAATAACAAAATAAACTAATTCTTATAATAAATAATTAATTTAGTATTTAATTTAAAAAGAAATATTATTATAATTTGATAATTCTATTAAATTCTTATCAGGATCTCTTATATAAATAGACTTTATATTTCCCATTGCACCTGTTCGAGAAACTATTCCTTCTATGATTTCTATATCCTTTGATTCTAAGAACTCTTTTACTTCTTCAACCGGAGTATCCACTATAAAACACAAATCAGCACTTCCTTCTTTTACATTAAAAGCTTTTGGCTCAAACTCATGCCCTAATTCATGTAGATTTATTTTCTGATTACCATACTTTAAAGCAATTCGTGAGCCTTTGAAAACTTCTTTTTCCATGCCTAAAATTTGAGTATAAAATTTTACAGTGACATCTATATTTTTGACAGTTAGTACAAAATGGTCTAAGTGGTTTATTTTTATCATAAAAAATTATAGCAAAATAAGTTAATTTACTAGTATAAGTTATATGAAAAATTAATTTTTTTCATATAACTTTAAAATCATATTATTCCATTTTCCTTCTTTTGTATCTTGTGTTTGCCAAAGATTATTTTCTAGTTCAATAAACTTTTTACTCTCTTCTGTTCCTATGTCAGCAATAGCTTTTAAGGCCATAGCTCTATCTTGCCAAAGTTTTGCATTTCTATAAATACTTGTTAAATATAAAAATTCTTTTTCTCCACCTAATAAACCTACTACTGCAATAGATGCTAATCTCAAATATTCATCAGAATTATTA from Arcobacter sp. F2176 includes these protein-coding regions:
- a CDS encoding low molecular weight protein-tyrosine-phosphatase, translating into MKVLFVCLGNICRSPLAEAIAKEYAKKNDYNIEVDSCGTGSWHIGEAPCPDSQKIAKIKGLDISNYKARQVKKEDFKKFDLIVGLDSKNIASLRKLGCKNPLLIGDFGYEGKDVPDPYFFDGFEGFDKVFEMIETCVKNLIKEKIEK
- a CDS encoding OmpA family protein, with protein sequence MSILKQIIFLSFLLIAIMVACVYLYINQDKFGTNTFYTPSNIEKIIPLEKIDNNKHEFVEEKQKEVEPIINEEQKDDAVIEEDTNEDQKKVDELEKPEIENGDVLVDEKKEVSDTPKVIIPEDKKIEELSRKIQPKKTEEKIIEPKINKNIKTQEEINQVVSKDKIYFKRLGTDITDESFKVVQQIAKILLNNKDVKIEVGGHTDAKGEAEVNQWISLERAKSVKKELEKLGVPKDRISAKGYGESQPLVPNNKNGYSSENRRVEFKIIEE
- a CDS encoding VOC family protein produces the protein MIKINHLDHFVLTVKNIDVTVKFYTQILGMEKEVFKGSRIALKYGNQKINLHELGHEFEPKAFNVKEGSADLCFIVDTPVEEVKEFLESKDIEIIEGIVSRTGAMGNIKSIYIRDPDKNLIELSNYNNISF